One region of Dysidea avara chromosome 1, odDysAvar1.4, whole genome shotgun sequence genomic DNA includes:
- the LOC136265886 gene encoding uncharacterized protein translates to MKEDKRRVNPCPKRRGRSPSCVFCRGDHFNDECDRVKTLAERKRKLITQGRCFLCFKVGHTFTDCSSPQRYGCYYCGKKQHHNRAICPQRFGDGEVRKNVVPDHDVGNVVTEGSQDKPTETLNASVGTDQTLIASGEKVLLQTAVVPIQTADGSATIMAKVLLDSASHRTFITDQLAKKLKLTCDCEELLSVSTFAARTPQQVNTFDVHFNVITKNNSCLPLHANVINKITGLIQRGPIQPSDLEVLLSISPEKMADTVPKDVESVNVDLLIGSDYFWAILGTEKLTLPSGLFLISSKIGYILTGKYSIRSCQQHVSSCLVMTEVNKMLPEMSMVSCSDDSVTCIEDFWRLETIGISDPLDIIDDDKALERFNSSICFEDGRYQIQWPWKYENLDIPENLDIAVGRLRSLARRFQKDRNLLEKYDKVISSQVKQGIMEKVTTDTRTSQQCHYLPHHPVMTPAKSTTKLRIVYDASAKARRGEKSLNECLHRGPVLLPDLCGILLRFRIQPIVMLADIEKAFLQVGIQEMDRDVTRFL, encoded by the exons ATGAAGGAGGACAAAAGGAGAGTCAATCCTTGTCCGAAG AGAAGAGGTAGAAGTCCTAGTTGTGTGTTCTGCAGAGGTGACCACTTTAATGATGAATGTGACAGAGTTAAAACACTTGCTGAACGTAAGCGGAAACTGATAACTCAGGGTCgttgttttctttgttttaagGTTGGACACACATTTACTGATTGTTCATCACCTCAGAGATATGGTTGTTATTATTGTGGGAAAAAACAACACCATAATCGAGCTATATGCCCACAAAGATTTGGTGATGGTGAAGTGAGAAAGAATGTTGTTCCTGACCATGATGTTGGTAATGTAGTAACAGAGGGGAGTCAAGATAAGCCTACTGAAACTCTTAATGCAAGTGTAGGCACTGATCAAACTTTAATTGCTTCTGGAGAAAAAGTCTTGTTACAGACAGCAGTTGTTCCTATTCAGACAGCAGATGGATCAGCAACTATTATGGCAAAAGTTTTGTTAGATAGTGCAAGTCATCGTACCTTCATAACTGACCAGCTGGCTAAGAAGTTGAAGTTAACTTGTGATTGTGAGGAGTTGCTGTCTGTATCGACCTTTGCTGCAAGGACACCTCAGCAGGTAAACACCTTTGATGTCCACTTTAATGTGATAACTAAAAACAATTCTTGTTTACCACTTCATGCTAATGTGATAAATAAGATTACAGGCCTAATACAAAGGGGCCCAATACAACCATCAGATCTAGAGGTTTTGCTATCAATTTCTCCAGAGAAAATGGCTGACACTGTTCCCAAGGATGTAGAGTCAGTGAATGTTGACCTCTTAATAGGATCTGATTATTTTTGGGCCATCTTGGGTACTGAGAAGTTGACACTTCCATCAGGATTGTTTTTGATATCCTCAAAGATAGGATATATTCTTACAGGAAAGTACAGTATCAGAAGTTGTCAACAACATGTTTCAAGTTGTCTTGTGATGACAGAGGTTAATAAGATGTTACCTGAAATGAGTATGGTTTCATGTTCTGATGATTCAGTTACTTGTATTGAGGACTTTTGGAGATTGGAAACAATTGGAATCAGTGATCCATTGGACATAATTGATGATGATAAAGCTCTTGAAAGATTTAATTCCTCGATTTGTTTTGAGGATGGTAGGTATCAGATACAGTGGCCATGGAAATATGAGAACTTGGATATTCCTGAAAACTTGGATATTGCAGTTGGTAGACTAAGATCTTTGGCAAGACGTTTTCAGAAGGATAGAAATCTACTTGAGAAATATGACAAAGTTATTTCTAGTCAAGTTAAGCAAGGAATAATGGAGAAGGTCACTACTGATACAAGGACAAGTCAACAATGCCATTATCTTCCTCATCATCCAGTGATGACACCAGCTAAGAGTACAACCAAACTGCGTATTGTGTATGATGCTTCAGCCAAAGCAAGGAGGGGAGAGAAGAGTTTAAATGAGTGTCTTCACAGAGGCCCAGTGTTATTACCAGACTTGTGTGGTATCCTGCTTCGTTTTAGGATCCAGCCAATTGTCATGCTTGCTGACATCGAGAAAGCCTTTTTGCAGGTTGGTATCCAGGAGATGGACAGAGATGTAACAAGGTTCCTCTAG